A stretch of DNA from Xylanibacillus composti:
GCAGAGACAGTCGAGGATGCGCTCGACTGGGTGGAAGCGGCAGGCATATGGCAGACGGAGGGAAAACGATGATCGAACGCTACAGCCGACCGGAAATGACGGCGATCTGGACAGAGGAGAACAAATTCAAGGCATGGCTGGAGGTCGAGCTGTGCTCATGCGAGGCATGGGCGGAGCTGGGCGTTATTCCGAAGGAAGACGTGGAGGCGCTGCGCGCAAAAGCATCCTTCGATATCAACCGGATTTATGAAATTGAACAGGAAACCCGCCACGACGTCATCGCCTTCACCCGCGCCGTTTCCGAGACGCTGGGACCAGAGCGCAAATGGGTGCATTACGGCCTGACTTCGACAGATGTAGTAGATACGGCATTAGGCTATTTGCTGAAACAGGCGAATGCGATTCTGCGCCGCGATATTGTGAACTTCATCGAAATCTTGAGCGAGCAGGCGAAGAAATACAAGCACACCGTCATGATGGGCCGCACGCACGGCGTGCATGCCGAGCCGACAACGTTCGGACTGAAGCTGGCGCTGTGGCATGAAGAAATGAAACGCAACCTGGAGCGATTCGATCATGCGGCGGACGGCGTGCAGTATGGCAAAATTTCCGGAGCAGTCGGCACGTACGCGAACATTGATCCGCGCATCGAGCAGTTCGTGTGCGAGAAGCTCGGCACGAAGTCTGCGCCGATCTCGACACAGACGCTGCAGCGCGACCGTCATGCGGAATACATGGCGACATTGGCGCTGATCGCGACCTCCCTGGACAAGTTCGCAACCGAAATCCGCGCCCTGCAGAAGAGTGAATTCCGCGAGGTGGAAGAGCCGTTCGCGAAGGGCCAGAAGGGCTCCTCGGCGATGCCGCACAAGCGCAACCCGATCGGCTGCGAGAACATCTCCGGCCTGTCCCGCGTCATTCGCGGCCATATGGTATCGGCCTATGAGAATGTGCCGCTGTGGCACGAGCGCGATATCTCGCACTCTTCGGTGGAGCGCGTCATCCTGCCGGATGCGACGATATTGCTGAACTACATGCTGAACCGCTTCAGCAGAATTGTGCAAAACCTGACCGTCTTCCCGGACAATATGAAGCGCAACATGGAACGCACCTACGGCGTGCCGTTCTCTGGCCGGGTCATGACGAAGCTGATCGACAAGGGCTTCAGCCGCGAGCAGGCGTATGACACCGTGCAGCCGCGCGCGATGCAGGCGTGGGAGGAGCAGCGCTCCTTCAAGGACATTGTGCTGTCCTCGCCGGCTATTACAGAGGTGCTCAGCAAGGAAGAAATTGAGGACTGCTTCAACCCGGCTTGGCATCTGAAGCATGTCGACACGATTTTTGAACGGCTTGGCTTAACCGAATAACCGACATTCGAACGCGCAGCGGTTGCCCAATGGGTTGCCGCTAGACGCGTCTAATTGGGAGGCCTGTGAGATGAAACCATCGGATTATGCGCTCGATACAGCGGAAGGGCTTGTACGCGCGCCTCTGTTGTACAAAGGCAAGGTACGGGAATTGTACGATCTCGGCGAGCACTACTTGATCGTGGTGACGGACCGGATCTCCGCCTTCGATTATGTGCTCAAGCCTGCCGTTCCGGACAAGGGTCGTGTGCTGAACTTGTTGAGCAAGTACTGGTTTGAGCAGACGGAGGAGCTGCTGCCGAACCATGTCGTGCATACCGACATTGATCGGATTGCCGACAAGATTGCAGGGCCCGGCAAGCTGCAAGACCGTATCATGGTAACGAAGAAGGCCGAGCGCATTGACATCGAATGCGTCGTGCGCGGCTATATTACCGGCGGCGGATGGAGACAATACCAAAAAACGGGTGAAGTGAATGGCATCAAGCTGCCGGAAGGCCTGCGCAAGAATGAGAGGCTGGAGCAGCCGATCTTCACGCCGGCCGGCAAAAATGACGTCGGCCACGACGAGGACATCCCGTTCGAGGAGATGGCCCGCCGTGTGGGTGAGGACCTGGCGCTGGCGCTGAAGGAGAAGAGTCTGGCGCTGTATCAATTCGCCGCGAAGAAATGCGAGGAACAAGGAATTTTGCTTGCAGACTGCAAGTTTGAATTCGGCTTGGCAGATGGCGAAATTATTCTGATTGACGAGCTGTTCACGCCGGATTCCTCGCGATTTTGGGCGAAGGACAATTACGCGCTCGACATTGAAATCGACAGCATGGACAAGGAGCCAGTACGCGCCTACTTGGCAGGCTCCGGCTGGGACAAGAACAGCGAGCCCGACCCGTTGCCGCAAGAGGTTGTGGAAGCGACGTCGGCCAGATACCGCGACATCTACCGCCGGTTGACGGAAGCTTAAAGTGTATTCTTTTTTTCTTCATATATAGTAGTGCACAAAAAAAGATCAATCATCGACCGGACAGGTCGAACCTATAAGGAGGCCATTGCCAAATGTTCAAAGCGACCGTTTATGTAACGATTAAGGAAAATGTGCTTGACCCGCAAGGCACTGCGGTTCAGGGAGCGCTGCACACGATGGGATTCGATGATGTGGAGCGGGTGCGCATCGGCAAATATATGGAGATCGATCTGAATACGGCGGACCGGGCTGAAGCGGAGAGCCGCCTGAAGGCAATGTGCGAGAAGCTGCTGGCCAATACGGTCGTGGAGGATTACCGTTTTGAGCTGACGGAGCATGTGAAGGAGGGCGTCTAATGCGTTTTGGCGTATTGGTATTTCCGGGCTCCAATTGCGATATTGACTGCTACAAGGCCGTCGAGGCGCTAGGCGAACCGGTAGACTATGTGTGGCACACGGCGGATGATTTGTCCGCATATGACTGCATTATTGTGCCCGGCGGATTTTCCTATGGCGATTACTTGCGCTGCGGCGCGATTGCCCGTTTCACGAACGTCATGGGTGCGCTGGTGAAGGCTGCAGAAGAGGGCAAGTATGTGCTCGGCATTTGCAACGGCTTCCAGATCCTGACCGAAGCCGGATTGCTGCCTGGCGCACTGTTGCGCAACAACTCCTTGAAGTTCCGCTGTCATCCGGCGGACCTGCGCGTGGAAAATGCGTCCACGCCGTTCACCAGAGAGTATGAGGCAGGCGAAGTGATAGATATTCCAATCGCGCATGGCGAAGGCAATTATTATTGCGATGAAGCAACGTTGGCGGAATTGAAGGCGAACAACCAGATCGTGTTCCGGTATGCGGGCTCCAACCCGAACGGCTCGATTGACGATATTGCGGGCATCTGCAACAAGGCGGGCAATGTGCTCGGCATGATGCCGCATCCGGAGCGGGCGGTTTCGGAGCTGCTCGGATCGGTAGACGGAAAACGCATGTTTACGTCCATTCTTAGTGCTTGGAGGGAACAAAATGGCGCAGCAGCTCGTTAAGGAACCGACAGCGGAACAAATCGAAGAACAGCAATTATATAAACAAATGGGTGTGACCGACGAGGAATATGCGATGATTTGCGGTTTTCTCGGACGCAAGCCGAACTACACAGAAATCGGCGTGTTCAGCGTCATGTGGTCGGAGCACTGCTCGTATAAAAACACGAAGCCGATCCTCAAGCGCTTTCCGGTCGATGGGCCGCAGGTGCTGATGGGACCGGGCGAAGGCGCGGGCATCGTCGATATCGGCGACAACCAGGCGGTCGTGTTCAAGATTGAAAGCCATAACCATCCGTCTGCGGTGGAGCCGTATCAAGGCGCTGCAACCGGGGTGGGCGGCATTATCCGCGACATCTTCTCGATGGGCGCGCGCCCGGTGGCGCTGCTCAATTCTTTGCGCTTCGGACGCCTGGAGAATGATCGGGTCAAGTACCTGTTCGAGCACGTTGTGTCCGGCATCGCCGGTTACGGCAACTGCATCGGCATTCCGACTGTTGGCGGCGAGGTCATGTTCGACGAGAGCTACGAGGGCAACCCGCTCGTCAATGCGATGTGCGTCGGCATCATTGATCATGACAAGATTCAGCGCGGCGTGGCCAGCGGCATTGGCAACCCGGTATTTTATGTCGGGCCGGAGACGGGCCGCGACGGCATCCACGGGGCGACGTTCGCTTCGGAGGAGCTGACGGAAGAGTCGGAAGCGAAGCGCTCGGCTGTGCAGGTCGGCGATCCGTTCATGGAGAAGCTCGTCATGGAAGCGTGCATCGAGCTGATCAATTCCGGCATCGTCATCGGCATTCAAGACATGGGCGCAGCGGGGCTGACGTGCTCCAGCGCCGAGATGGCAAGCAAGGCCGGCAACGGCATGGTGCTCCATCTTGATCGGGTGCCGCAGCGCGAATCGGGCATGACGGCCTACGAAATGATGCTGTCCGAATCCCAGGAGCGGATGCTGTTCGTTGTCGAGCCGGATAAAGAGGAGCAGGCGAAGGCGATTTTTGCGCGCTGGGGGCTGCACTGTGTCAATGTCGGCAATGTGACGGATGACGGCCGTCTGCGGCTGATCCACCACGGCGAAGAGGTCGGTAATATGCCGGTTAAAGCGCTCGTAGACGAGTGTCCGGTCTATCACAAGCCTTCCAAGGTGCCGGCGTATTATGAAGCGAATGCGAAGGTGGATACAACCCGATATCCGGAAGTGACGGATTTGAACGATGCGCTGCTGCGCGTATTGGCTTCCCCGACGGTAGCCAGCAAGGAATGGGTGTACAACCAATACGACTATATGGTTCGGACGAATACGTTCGTGCCGCCGGGTTCGGATGCGGCAGTGGTCGGCGTGGAAGGCACGCGCAAGGCGCTGGCGATGACGACGGATTGCAACGGACGCTACGTGTACCTCGATCCGGAAGTGGGCGGCAAGATTGCCGTGGCCGAAGCTGCGCGCAACGTCGTGTGCTCCGGCGGCAAGCCGCTAGCGATTACAGACAATCTGAATTTCGGCAGCCCGGAGAAGCCGGACATCTTCTGGCAGCTGGAGCGTGCGGCAGACGGCATCTCCGAGGCATGCGTGAAGCTGAACGCGCCGGTTATCGGCGGCAACGTCAGCCTGTACAACGAGAATGCCAAAGGCGCGATTTACCCGACGCCGGTTATCGGCATGGTCGGCCTGATTGCCGATCTCGACCACATTACGACACAGGGCTTCAAGGCTGAGGGAGACGCAGTGCTGCTGCTCGGCGAGACGAAGGCAGAGCTTGGCGGCAGCGAGTTCCAGTATGTGCTGCACGGCGTGACGGAAGGCCGTCCGCCGGCAATCGATCTGGACGTGGAGAAGCGTCTGCAAGATGCGCTGCTGGAAGCCATTCAGGCCGGGCTGATCGCTTCGGCGCATGACTTGGCGGAAGGCGGCCTGGCGGCAGCGCTGGCGGAAAGCTGCATAGCCGGCGAGCTGGGAGCCGAGATTGCCGTGGATACGACGCTGCGTCCGGACGTAGCATTGTTCAGCGAGAGCCAGTCGCGCGTGCTGATCTCCGTCAAGGCGGAGCAGGCAGAGCAGGTTCTGGACTTCTTCCAGAAGCAAGGCGTGCCTTGCAGCCGAATTGGCACCGCAGGCGGAACATCCTTGAAGGTAAATGTGAATGGCAGCGAGAAAATTGCAGCAACGGTCGAACAACTCGAACGAACTTGGAAGGATGCGATTCCATGCCTCATGAAGTAACAGACTCTTCCGGACAGGCAGGGCAGCGGGCGGGCGATGGGCAGCTCTTCGCGCCGCAGCGGACGAACGCTTCCGCAGGCGCGGCTAGACCATACGCCCAAGCTGAGGCTTCCCCGCTCTGGACCGGACGATTCTACAACGATGGCGTGACCCATGATCATGACGGCTTTTTCGATAAATTGAAGGAAGAATGCGGCGTATTCGGGGTGTACGGTCATCCGGACGCCGCCCAATTGAATTATTACGGCCTGCATGCGCTCCAGCACCGCGGTCAGGAAAGCGGGGGCATCTGCACAGCGGATGCCGATCACTTCGTCTATCACCGCGGGATGGGCCTCGTCAAGGAAGTGTTCGACAACGAGCTGATGACTACGCTGAAGGGCTCGATTGGCATCGGGCATGTGCGCTATTCGACGGCTGGCGAGAGCAAGCTGGCGAACGCGCAGCCGCTCGTCTTCAAGTACAAGGAAGGCGATCTGGCCATCGCCACGAACGGCAATCTCGTCAACGCGCCGGAAATTCGCCGCCGTCTGGAGCGGGAAGGCTCGATCTTCCAGACTTCCAGCGATACGGAAGTGGTGGCGCATCTGATCGCGCGCTCCAGGCATGACGATCTGCTGGAGGCGGTCAAGGAAGCGCTGGGCCAAGTGACGGGCGCTTATGCGTTCCTGTTCATGACGCGTGATCGGCTCATTGCGGCGCTCGATCCGCACGGCCTGCGCCCGTTCGTGATGGGCAAGCTGGGCGATGCCTGGCTGTTCGCCTCCGAGTCGTGCGCCTTCGACGCGGTTGGCGGCGAATATGTGCGCGATGTGAAGCCGGGCGAAATTATCGTCATCGATGCGGAGGGCCTGCGCGAGATGAAGTTCGCCGAGGGGCAGCGCCGTGCCGTATGCTCGATGGAGTACATTTATTTCGCCCGTCCGGACAGCGATATTGACGCGATCAACATCCATTCGGCGCGCAAGCGGATGGGCCGCGAGCTGGCGATGGAGTCGTTCGTGGATGCGGATGTGGTAACCGGCGTCCCGGACTCGAGCATCTCTGCGGCGATTGGCTTCGCCGAGCAGACCGGCATTCCCTACGAGCTGGGCTTGATCAAGAACCGCTATACCGGCCGCACGTTCATCCAGCCGAGCCAGGAGCTGCGCGAGCAGGGCGTGAAGATGAAGCTCAGCGCGGTGCGCAAGGTGGTGGAAGGCAAGCGGGTCGTCATGATCGACGATTCAATCGTGCGCGGCACGACGAGCCTGCGGATCGTGAACCTGCTGCGGGAAGCGGGCGCCACGGAGGTCCATGTGCGCATCAGCTCGCCGCCGTTCATGAATCCGTGCTATTACGGAATCGATACGCCGAGCAAGGATGAGCTCATTGCCGGCAACAAGACGGTGGAGGAAATCCGCAAGCAGATCAATGCCGATTCGCTGCACTTCCTGTCCAAGGACGGACTGCTGCGGGCGATCGGGACGAACAACAACGACATCAACAGCGGCATGTGCCTCGCCTGCTTCGACAACGACTATCCGACGAAGCTGGCGCAGGAGCACGGCGTGTCCGAGGAGCGCATCACGGTCAGGTAAACGGACGGCATTGGTTTGGCAAAGGGTGTGCAGATCATGCGTCTTGTTGCGAATAACGCTCATTTTTGATCTTGTTTCGCAGTAATTGTGCGGCATCTGGGAATTAGTGATCATCCGTGGTCATTAATTCCCGGATTTCGGGTGAAAGTTGGCTCTGGTCGCTGAAATAAGTATCAGAAATGATCACTAATTGGGCGAGCGGGCCGGTTGCAGGTGAAATAAGATCAGAGATGATCACTAAATGGGAGTCGGCCTGGAATGTCGATTGTGCGGCTGCGGGCGAGGTATAGGAAAAAGCTAAAAGGAGAGTGAGTCCGAGTGTCAGACGCTTATAAGCAAGCCGGGGTGGATATTGCCGCAGGCAACGAAGCTGTGGACCGGATGAAGAAGCATGTGGAAAAGACGTTTCGGCCCGAGGTGCTGACCGGATTGGGCGGGTTCGGCGCCTTGTTCGGGCTGCCCCCGAAGAAATATGAGGAGCCTGTGCTTGTATCCGGGACCGACGGTGTTGGCACGAAGCTGAAGCTGGCGTTCCAAATGGATAAGCACGATACAATCGGCATCGATGCGGTCGCCATGTGCGTGAACGACGTCGTCGTGCAAGGAGCGGAGCCGCTGTTCTTCCTGGACTATTTGGCGACGGGCCATCTCGTGCCGGAGAAGATTGAGAGCATTGTCAAAGGCATTGCCGACGGGTGCGTGCAGGCGGGCTGTGCGCTAATTGGCGGCGAAACGGCCGAGATGCCGGGCATGTATGCAGACGGGGAATATGACATAGCCGGATTTACGGTCGGCATCGTGGAACGCAGCGAAATGATTGACGGCTCCCGCATTCAGCCGGGCGACTGTGTGATTGGCCTCGCGTCCAGCGGCATTCACAGCAATGGCTATTCGCTCGTGCGCAAGCTGCTGCTTGAGACGAAGGGCTACCGGCTTGACGAGACACTGCCGGGCTTCGACCAGCCGTTAGGCGAAGTGCTGCTGACGCCGACTCGCATCTATGTCAAGACGGTGCTGGCGCTGAAGGAAAAGGTGCGCTTGCACGGATTGGTGCACATTACAGGCGGCGGGTTCATCGAGAATATTCCGCGCATCCTGCCTGCTGATGTGAATGTGGAGATCCAGGAAGGCACGTGGCCGATCCAGCCAATCTTCCAGCAAATCCAGCAGGACGGAAGCATCTCGCACGACGACATGTTCACGACATTCAACATGGGCATTGGCATGGTCGTGATCGTGCCGCAGGAGCAAGCGGAAGAGACGATCCGCATTGCCGAAGAGATGGGCGAGAAGGCGTACAAGATTGGCCGCGTGACGCTTGGCAACAAGCGCGTGCAGTTTGCGGGGGCGGCTGAGTGATGCCGGGCCCGCAGACGGAGCAAGGGCGGCAAGCTCCAGGCAAGCTGCGGATTGCCGTATTCGCTTCCGGCAGCGGCTCCAACTTTCAGGCGATCGCCGATCAAGCGGCGTCAGGGCAATTGGACGTGCAGGTGGAGCTGCTCGTCTGCGACCGTCCCGGCGCTTATGTGATCGAACGGGCGGAGAAGGCCGGCGTCCCGGCATTTGTGTTCAGCCCGAAGGATTACGGGTCGCGGGAAGACTACGAGCGCGTGCTGCTCGACAAGCTGCGCGAACGGCAGATCGACCTGGTCGTGCTGGCCGGCTATATGCGCTTGCTGACGCCGGTGCTGGTGGAGCCGTATTACGGCCGGATGATCAACATTCATCCGTCGTTGCTGCCGGCATTTCCCGGCACGCACGGCGCGCGCGATGCGCTCGAATACGGGGTGAAGGTGACCGGGGTTACGGTGCACTTCGTCGATCTCGGCATGGATACGGGACCGATTATCGCGCAGGAGCCCGTGCCGATTCAGGAAGGCGATACGGAGGACACGCTGATCGAACGCATTCACCAAGTTGAGCGGGAGCTGTACCCGCGCGTCATTGGCTGGATGCAGCAAGGCCGTGTGCAGCTGAAGGATCGGAAAGTGGCAGTGCTGGCGGAGTAGCAGGAACGGTTGTGTGTGGCAGGTTCGGTGAATGGGATCGCTTCGGAGGTTTGGCTTCTTTTTTCGAGAAAGAGGAACGGTCTGGATCAAAGGGCAAAAAAGGAAGATTATTCAGAACGGAGGCAATCAAGTGGCAATCAAGCGTGCGTTAATCAGTGTTTCGGACAAGACAGGCATTGTGGAATTCGCCGCCAAGCTGGCGGAAAAGGGTGTGCAGCTCATCTCGACGGGCGGGACGAAGACGCTGCTGGAGCAAAATCAGGTGCCGGTCACGGGCATTTCGGAGGTTACGGGGTTCCCGGAGGTGCTGGACGGACGGGTCAAAACGCTGCATCCAGCCGTGCACAGCGGGCTGCTGGCGATTCGCGATAGCGAGGAGCATGTGCGTCAGATGAAGGAGCTCGGACTAGACTATATCGATCTGGTCGTGGTGAATTTGTATCCGTTCCAGCAGACGATTGCGAAGCCGGATGTCAGCTATGAGGATGCGATTGAGAATATCGACATCGGCGGGCCGACGATGCTGCGTTCCGCTGCGAAGAACCATGCTTTTGTCACCGTTGTCGTGGATGCGGCAGATTACGGCACGGTGCTGGAGGAAATCGAGCAGAACGGCGATACGACACTGGATACGCGCAAGCGCTTGGCTGCCAAGGTGTTCCGTCATACAGGCGCTTACGATGCCCTGATTTCGGAGTACCTGTCCAAGCAGACCGGAGAGGCTTATCCAGAGCGGTTGACGGTAACCTATGAAAAGGTGCAGGATTTGCGCTATGGGGAAAATCCGCATCAGAGCGCTGCTTTTTACCGCAGGCCGTTGGCAGAGGCAGGCACGATTACGACTGCTGCCCAGCTGCACGGCAAGGAGCTTTCTTACAACAATATTAACGACGCGAATGCGGCGATTTCGATTCTGAAGGAATTTCAGGAGCCGGCGGTTGTGGCGGTCAAGCATATGAATCCGTGCGGCGTAGGCATCGGTACGACGATTGACGAGGCGTACGTGAAGGCTTACGAGGCTGATCCGACTTCGATCTTCGGCGGCATTGTAGCGGCCAATCGCGAGATTGGGAAGG
This window harbors:
- the purH gene encoding bifunctional phosphoribosylaminoimidazolecarboxamide formyltransferase/IMP cyclohydrolase, translated to MAIKRALISVSDKTGIVEFAAKLAEKGVQLISTGGTKTLLEQNQVPVTGISEVTGFPEVLDGRVKTLHPAVHSGLLAIRDSEEHVRQMKELGLDYIDLVVVNLYPFQQTIAKPDVSYEDAIENIDIGGPTMLRSAAKNHAFVTVVVDAADYGTVLEEIEQNGDTTLDTRKRLAAKVFRHTGAYDALISEYLSKQTGEAYPERLTVTYEKVQDLRYGENPHQSAAFYRRPLAEAGTITTAAQLHGKELSYNNINDANAAISILKEFQEPAVVAVKHMNPCGVGIGTTIDEAYVKAYEADPTSIFGGIVAANREIGKETAERLHGIFLEIVIAPTFSPEALEILMQKKNIRLLALGEGALKKAADPIVVTVEGGALVQDVDDRSLTEADLKVVTKRQPTPEEMRQLLFGWKVVKHVKSNAIVLANDDMTVGVGAGQMNRVGAARIAIEQAGIKAQGAALASDAFFPMGDTVELAAQAGVKAIIQPGGSIKDEESIQAADKYGIAMVFTGVRHFKH
- the purS gene encoding phosphoribosylformylglycinamidine synthase subunit PurS — encoded protein: MFKATVYVTIKENVLDPQGTAVQGALHTMGFDDVERVRIGKYMEIDLNTADRAEAESRLKAMCEKLLANTVVEDYRFELTEHVKEGV
- the purF gene encoding amidophosphoribosyltransferase produces the protein MPHEVTDSSGQAGQRAGDGQLFAPQRTNASAGAARPYAQAEASPLWTGRFYNDGVTHDHDGFFDKLKEECGVFGVYGHPDAAQLNYYGLHALQHRGQESGGICTADADHFVYHRGMGLVKEVFDNELMTTLKGSIGIGHVRYSTAGESKLANAQPLVFKYKEGDLAIATNGNLVNAPEIRRRLEREGSIFQTSSDTEVVAHLIARSRHDDLLEAVKEALGQVTGAYAFLFMTRDRLIAALDPHGLRPFVMGKLGDAWLFASESCAFDAVGGEYVRDVKPGEIIVIDAEGLREMKFAEGQRRAVCSMEYIYFARPDSDIDAINIHSARKRMGRELAMESFVDADVVTGVPDSSISAAIGFAEQTGIPYELGLIKNRYTGRTFIQPSQELREQGVKMKLSAVRKVVEGKRVVMIDDSIVRGTTSLRIVNLLREAGATEVHVRISSPPFMNPCYYGIDTPSKDELIAGNKTVEEIRKQINADSLHFLSKDGLLRAIGTNNNDINSGMCLACFDNDYPTKLAQEHGVSEERITVR
- the purQ gene encoding phosphoribosylformylglycinamidine synthase subunit PurQ: MRFGVLVFPGSNCDIDCYKAVEALGEPVDYVWHTADDLSAYDCIIVPGGFSYGDYLRCGAIARFTNVMGALVKAAEEGKYVLGICNGFQILTEAGLLPGALLRNNSLKFRCHPADLRVENASTPFTREYEAGEVIDIPIAHGEGNYYCDEATLAELKANNQIVFRYAGSNPNGSIDDIAGICNKAGNVLGMMPHPERAVSELLGSVDGKRMFTSILSAWREQNGAAAR
- a CDS encoding phosphoribosylaminoimidazolesuccinocarboxamide synthase: MKPSDYALDTAEGLVRAPLLYKGKVRELYDLGEHYLIVVTDRISAFDYVLKPAVPDKGRVLNLLSKYWFEQTEELLPNHVVHTDIDRIADKIAGPGKLQDRIMVTKKAERIDIECVVRGYITGGGWRQYQKTGEVNGIKLPEGLRKNERLEQPIFTPAGKNDVGHDEDIPFEEMARRVGEDLALALKEKSLALYQFAAKKCEEQGILLADCKFEFGLADGEIILIDELFTPDSSRFWAKDNYALDIEIDSMDKEPVRAYLAGSGWDKNSEPDPLPQEVVEATSARYRDIYRRLTEA
- the purM gene encoding phosphoribosylformylglycinamidine cyclo-ligase, translating into MSDAYKQAGVDIAAGNEAVDRMKKHVEKTFRPEVLTGLGGFGALFGLPPKKYEEPVLVSGTDGVGTKLKLAFQMDKHDTIGIDAVAMCVNDVVVQGAEPLFFLDYLATGHLVPEKIESIVKGIADGCVQAGCALIGGETAEMPGMYADGEYDIAGFTVGIVERSEMIDGSRIQPGDCVIGLASSGIHSNGYSLVRKLLLETKGYRLDETLPGFDQPLGEVLLTPTRIYVKTVLALKEKVRLHGLVHITGGGFIENIPRILPADVNVEIQEGTWPIQPIFQQIQQDGSISHDDMFTTFNMGIGMVVIVPQEQAEETIRIAEEMGEKAYKIGRVTLGNKRVQFAGAAE
- the purL gene encoding phosphoribosylformylglycinamidine synthase subunit PurL is translated as MAQQLVKEPTAEQIEEQQLYKQMGVTDEEYAMICGFLGRKPNYTEIGVFSVMWSEHCSYKNTKPILKRFPVDGPQVLMGPGEGAGIVDIGDNQAVVFKIESHNHPSAVEPYQGAATGVGGIIRDIFSMGARPVALLNSLRFGRLENDRVKYLFEHVVSGIAGYGNCIGIPTVGGEVMFDESYEGNPLVNAMCVGIIDHDKIQRGVASGIGNPVFYVGPETGRDGIHGATFASEELTEESEAKRSAVQVGDPFMEKLVMEACIELINSGIVIGIQDMGAAGLTCSSAEMASKAGNGMVLHLDRVPQRESGMTAYEMMLSESQERMLFVVEPDKEEQAKAIFARWGLHCVNVGNVTDDGRLRLIHHGEEVGNMPVKALVDECPVYHKPSKVPAYYEANAKVDTTRYPEVTDLNDALLRVLASPTVASKEWVYNQYDYMVRTNTFVPPGSDAAVVGVEGTRKALAMTTDCNGRYVYLDPEVGGKIAVAEAARNVVCSGGKPLAITDNLNFGSPEKPDIFWQLERAADGISEACVKLNAPVIGGNVSLYNENAKGAIYPTPVIGMVGLIADLDHITTQGFKAEGDAVLLLGETKAELGGSEFQYVLHGVTEGRPPAIDLDVEKRLQDALLEAIQAGLIASAHDLAEGGLAAALAESCIAGELGAEIAVDTTLRPDVALFSESQSRVLISVKAEQAEQVLDFFQKQGVPCSRIGTAGGTSLKVNVNGSEKIAATVEQLERTWKDAIPCLMK
- the purN gene encoding phosphoribosylglycinamide formyltransferase, coding for MPGPQTEQGRQAPGKLRIAVFASGSGSNFQAIADQAASGQLDVQVELLVCDRPGAYVIERAEKAGVPAFVFSPKDYGSREDYERVLLDKLRERQIDLVVLAGYMRLLTPVLVEPYYGRMINIHPSLLPAFPGTHGARDALEYGVKVTGVTVHFVDLGMDTGPIIAQEPVPIQEGDTEDTLIERIHQVERELYPRVIGWMQQGRVQLKDRKVAVLAE
- the purB gene encoding adenylosuccinate lyase → MIERYSRPEMTAIWTEENKFKAWLEVELCSCEAWAELGVIPKEDVEALRAKASFDINRIYEIEQETRHDVIAFTRAVSETLGPERKWVHYGLTSTDVVDTALGYLLKQANAILRRDIVNFIEILSEQAKKYKHTVMMGRTHGVHAEPTTFGLKLALWHEEMKRNLERFDHAADGVQYGKISGAVGTYANIDPRIEQFVCEKLGTKSAPISTQTLQRDRHAEYMATLALIATSLDKFATEIRALQKSEFREVEEPFAKGQKGSSAMPHKRNPIGCENISGLSRVIRGHMVSAYENVPLWHERDISHSSVERVILPDATILLNYMLNRFSRIVQNLTVFPDNMKRNMERTYGVPFSGRVMTKLIDKGFSREQAYDTVQPRAMQAWEEQRSFKDIVLSSPAITEVLSKEEIEDCFNPAWHLKHVDTIFERLGLTE